One Etheostoma spectabile isolate EspeVRDwgs_2016 chromosome 12, UIUC_Espe_1.0, whole genome shotgun sequence genomic window carries:
- the LOC116699283 gene encoding LOW QUALITY PROTEIN: collagen alpha-5(IV) chain-like (The sequence of the model RefSeq protein was modified relative to this genomic sequence to represent the inferred CDS: inserted 1 base in 1 codon; substituted 1 base at 1 genomic stop codon) → MIPPLWLCLQISGHLTESLKGYPGDPGFPGFPGLPGHQGVDGFPGPYGPPGPSVIYVPGPPGPKGYPGPKGDPGEPGGIFRGPPGLDGDYGDQGPPGDPGPPGPPEDRTSRTTKGLPGRKGMKGVPGPTGYDGVYGMKGEKGEPCMXCIGSASPGPPGPRGLPGIPGYNQGPGAKGDPGFPGPSGLPGRPGPTGEMGFRGLPGQKGESYSNNSPGIKGEKGDPGQPGRPGADALPGFPGQPGRKGNQGPPGDSYPFSGEEGDRGFPGPPGPSGRPGPPGYPGPVGYGPPGIPGRMGNVGVPGLPGLPGIPGQKGEPSHIHAKGHPGPPGFPGLPGSPGRPGNHGALGTPGVTGVRGQKGEKGEVSRPGRPGIPGQKGDKGQPGVPGLSVRGLPGRPGSQGLPGPAGQKGDSGPGYPGFPGLPGSPGEDGEQGPVGDPGIPGLPGNPGLNGNPGYPGEKGNKGSVGLPGPPGNKDLCEGSLPGPRGEPGPDGYPGHPGPNSSPGEKGIPGLPGFGRPGIPGEPGIPGPSVAGPPGLTGPKGIKGQNGLPGQPGLRGDPGLDGLPGYGRDGLPGIIGPPGQIGAPGPDGARGPRGPPGMKGEPGFRGPPGPSAQPLDLVGPPGEPGNPGYPGLSGARGDTGSAGPKGQRGIDGAPGSPXQPGPQGDPGVSGLTEGSRGPAGAPGDPGVRGPPGPTGTKGDRGISGGPGRNGESGPTGNKGVKGDPNYYGYGLPGPVGQKGEPGSPGTNARKGQKGEAGSFGVLGLPGSLGAKGNQGSVGQNGLPGYQGLQGSDGPPGSKGQQGPNGRPGDPGLPGVRGYPGPKGNQGRDGIPGSPGQKGDTNIIRGTPGGRGETGQQGPPGNPGPPGLPGTGSPGPIGDRGFPGSPGTCGPNGLPGTDGACVPGLKGDHGRPGTPGSPGYPGPPGRPGPPVPGLKGDRGDPGLTGGRGYSGPCGDPGPQGPPGPRGRPGGLGPRGDPGPPGVHGPPGGKGEPGYIPGPPGPPGIKGFLGRPGSKGQPTMAQVIYEPGSPGSPGPLGNRGAPGSTGPSGPVGQPGQPGVKGQPGVASPDGQPGFTGRKGDKGRAGLPGPVGRIGDPGNKGPQGLPGRGCPGYIDSFLIARHSQSTRVPDCPHGSSLIYSGYSFLFINGNERAHGQDLGTMGSCLPHFSTMPFLFCDTESNCRYASRNDYSYWLSTDTPMPANMVSITGERLASYISRCSVCETTSNVIAVHSQTTLIPACPRGWESLWTGHSFFMQLGAGAEGSSQPLVSPGSCLESFRQVPFIECHGRGTCNYYPDSYSYWLASLDPNRMFSKPVPQTVKGPSIQSVISRCRVCRKLWQPDTDEKRGDNF, encoded by the exons ATGATTCCACCACTGTGGTTATGTCTACAGATATCTGGGCATTTGACTGAATCACTCAAAGGATACCCCGGAGATCCCGGTTTCCCAGGCTTCCCTGGACTGCCTGGGCATCAAG GTGTTGACGGATTTCCTGGACCTTATGGACCTCCAG GTCCGTCTGTGATTTATGTGCCTGGCCCACCTGGTCCCAAAGGTTATCCAGGCCCCAAAGGGGACCCTGGGGAACCTGGGGGTATTTTTCGAGGACCCCCAGGTCTAGATGGGGATTATGGTGATCAAGGGCCTCCCGGAGATCCTGGCCCACCTGGACCTCCTGAAGACAGAA CTAGCAGGACTACCAAAGGTCTCCCAGGAAGGAAGGGAATGAAGGGTGTGCCTGGACCTACGGGATATGATGGGGTGTATGGAATGAAAG GAGAGAAGGGGGAGCCCTGTA AGTGTATCGGATCAGCATCCCCAGGACCACCGGGTCCCCGTGGCCTACCTGGCATTCCAG GATATAATCAGGGACCCGGTGCAAAAGGTGATCCAGGCTTCCCAGGACCTAGTGGCTTACCTGGAAGACCA GGTCCTACTGGTGAAATGGGATTTCGAGGGCTTCCAGGACAAAAAGGAGAATCATATTCCAACAACAGTCCTGGgataaaaggagagaaaggtGACCCTGGACAGCCTGGCAGGCCTGGTGCAGATGCCCTCCCTGGGTTTCCTGGACAACCAGGTCGCAAAGGCAATCAAGGGCCTCCAGGGGATTCG TATCCCTTCTCTGGGGAAGAGGGAGACCGTGGTTTCCCAGGTCCACCCGGGCCCTCAGGCAGACCAGGACCACCTGGCTACCCTGGACCAGTGGGATACGGGCCTCCTGGAATTCCAGGAAGAATGGGCAATGTTGGGGTACCTGGCCTGCCAGGGCTGCCTGGAATTCCAG GCCAGAAAGGCGAACCAAGCCACATCCACGCCAAAGGACATCCTGGACCACCTGGATTTCCAGGTCTGCCTGGTTCACCTGGACGCCCAG GTAATCACGGAGCACTGGGTACCCCAGGAGTAACAGGTGTTCGAGGACAGAAAGGCGAAAAGGGGGAGGTGTCACGTCCTGGAAGGCCGGGGATCCCAGGACAGAAAG gtGACAAGGGGCAGCCAGGTGTCCCAGGCCTTTCAGTTAGGGGCTTGCCTGGTCGGCCAGGTTCACAAGGCCTTCCTGGTCCTGCAGGACAAAAG GGTGATAGTGGCCCTGGATACCCTGGCTTCCCAGGACTCCCAGGGTCTCCAGGAGAAGACGGAGAACAGGGTCCTGTGGGAGATCCTGGGATCCCTGGCCTACCTGGGAACCCAGGACTAAATGGCAATCCTGGTTATCCAGGAGAAAAGG GAAATAAAGGTTCTGTAGGGCTTCCGGGACCACCTGGTAATAAGGATTTATGTGAAGGTAGTTTACCTGGACCTAGGGGAGAACCAGGACCAGATGGTTATCCAGGACATCCAG GACCTAATAGCTCCCCCGGTGAGAAGGGGATCCCAGGTTTGCCAGGGTTTGGTCGCCCTGGCATCCCCGGTGAACCTGGTATCCCCGGCCCATCAGTGGCAGGTCCACCTGGCCTTACTGGACCAAAAGGGATCAAGGGACAAAACGGCCTGCCTGGTCAACCAG GACTAAGAGGAGATCCTGGACTAGACGGGTTACCAGGATACGGAAGAGATGGGTTGCCTGGAATTATAGGACCACCAGGCCAAatag GTGCCCCTGGCCCAGATGGAGCCAGAGGTCCCCGGGGTCCACCAGGCATGAAGGGTGAACCAGGTTTCAGAGGTCCTCCAGGCCCCTCAGCACAACCATTAGACTTAGTCGGGCCCCCAGGGGAGCCTGGCAATCCAG GTTACCCTGGTTTGTCTGGTGCCCGTGGAGATACTGGAAGTGCTGGGCCAAAAGGGCAGAGAGGGATAGATGGAGCACCAGGGAGTCCCTGACAACCAG GTCCCCAAGGTGATCCAGGTGTTAGTGGACTCACAGAAGGAAGTCGAGGACCTGCTGGAGCTCCAGGGGACCCAGGAGTCAGGGGGCCTCCAG GGCCAACGGGAACAAAAGGAGATCGAGGAATCTCTGGAGGGCCAGGTCGCAATGGAGAATCAGGGCCAACTGGTAACAAAGGAGTTAAGGGAGATCCAAACTACTATGGATATGGACTGCCTGGACCAGTAGGACAAAAG GGTGAACCAGGATCACCCGGTACTAATGCGAGGAAGGGTCAGAAAGGTGAAGCTGGTTCTTTTGGAGTTCTGGGTTTACCAGGAAGCCTTGGAGCAAAAGGAAACCAAGGGTCTGTTGGACAAAATG GTTTACCAGGCTATCAAGGGCTTCAAGGTTCAGATGGGCCTCCAGGAAGCAAAGGACAGCAAGGACCCAACGGACGGCCAG GTGACCCAGGCCTGCCGGGTGTCAGGGGTTATCCCGGTCCTAAAGGCAATCAGGGCCGGGATGGGATTCCTGGCTCTCCAGGGCAGAAAGGAGACACTA ACATCATACGAGGGACGCCTGGTGGCCGTGGTGAAACAGGTCAACAAG GTCCCCCCGGGAACCCTGGTCCCCCTGGCTTGCCTGGTACTGGGAGTCCTGGACCAATAGGTGACAGAGGATTTCCAGGTTCACCTGGGACCTGTGGTCCGAATGGACTGCCAGGAACCGACGGGGCTTGTGTTCCTGGATTAAAAGGAGACCACGGTCGTCCTGGCACTCCTGGTAGCCCAG GCTATCCTGGCCCACCTGGCCGTCCAGGTCCCCCAGTGCCTGGGTTAAAAGGAGACAGAGGGGACCCAGGTCTTACAGGAGGCAGAGGCTATAGTGGACCCTGTGGAGATCCGGGCCCTCAAGGACCACCT GGTCCAAGAGGTAGACCTGGAGGCCTAGGACCAAGAGGTGATCCTGGTCCTCCTGGAGTCCATGGGCCCCCTG GTGGCAAGGGAGAACCCGGATACATCCCAGGTCCACCGGGTCCACCTGGGATCAAAGGTTTTCTCGGACGACCAG GCTCCAAAGGTCAACCAACAATGGCCCAGGTGATATATGAACCAGGTTCTCCTGGCTCACCTGGTCCCCTTGGCAATCGAGGAGCCCCAGGGAGCACTGGACCATCAGGACCAGTAGGCCAACCAG GTCAGCCAGGCGTCAAAGGACAGCCTGGTGTTGCCAGCCCAGATGGCCAGCCCGGATTTACTGGCCGCAAAGGAGACAAAGGAAGAGCAGGACTGCCAG GTCCAGTAGGCAGAATTGGAGACCCAGGCAACAAAGGTCCTCAAGGGTTGCCAGGCCGAGGTTGTCCAGGTTATATTGACAGTTTCCTAATAGCTAGACACAGTCAGAGCACCCGTGTCCCTGACTGTCCTCATGGCAGCAGCCTCATCTACTCTGGTTactccttcctcttcatcaaCGGAAATGAGAGAGCTCACGGTCAGGACCTTG GCACCATGGGAAGCTGTCTCCCTCATTTCTCCACCATGCCCTTCCTGTTCTGTGACACCGAAAGTAACTGCCGCTATGCATCTCGTAACGACTACTCCTACTGGTTGTCCACTGACACTCCTATGCCTGCAAATATGGTTTCCATCACAGGGGAAAGGCTGGCTTCCTACATCAGCAG GTGCTCAGTATGTGAAACCACCTCCAATGTCATAGCCGTCCACAGCCAGACAACTCTGATTCCTGCCTGTCCCCGAGGTTGGGAGTCACTATGGACCGGACACTCATTTTTCATG CAATTGGGTGCTGGAGCAGAAGGGTCCTCCCAGCCCTTGGTTTCTCCTGGCTCATGTCTGGAAAGTTTCCGCCAAGTGCCTTTCATCGAGTGTCACGGCAGGGGAACGTGTAACTACTACCCTGATTCCTATAGCTACTGGCTGGCCTCCCTAGACCCCAACCGCATGTTCAG TAAACCCGTTCCTCAGACAGTGAAGGGACCTTCGATACAAAGTGTCATCAGCCGTTGTCGTGTCTGCAGGAAACTATGGCAACCTGATACAGATGAGAAACGTGGGGACAATTTTTAA